TTCAAGAATTGTATTAAAAGGTGAAGGAAGTGCCCTTGTAACAAATTATGATATTTGGAATAACAATCCAGAAAAAGTTTTACAAGCAAGAGCAGATTTTGTAAAGAAAAATCCAGAAACAACAAAAGCAGTTATGAGAGCTGTATTAAAAGCTCAAATGTGGTTAGATGAATCTTGGGAACATAGAGAAGAAGCTATAAAATATTTAGCACAAAATAATTATGTTAAAGCACCAGTTAGTGTTTTACGAAAATCAATGAGTGGAACTTTCCTTTATAATAAAGGTGTTGATAGTAAAAATCCTATGTTTAATGTATTTGCAAATGATTATGCAGCTTATCCGTTTTATTCACATGGGATGTGGTTTATTACTCAAATGTACAGATGGGGACAACTTGACCATGCTGTAAATATGAAAGAAGTGATAGAAAAAGTTTATAGACCTGATTTATTTGCAGTTGTTGCAAAAGAGGTTGGCTATACATTGCCTCCAAGTCCTTGGAAAAAAGATGGCGTTGATGAATACAATAAATTTTTAGATGGAAAAGTTTGGGATCCAAATAAAGCAGTTGATTATATTTATGATTTTAAAGTTCAAAACTCATTAGTATCAAAAGAAGAGTTGGCTAAAGCAAATAATTGGACAGTTGAAACAAAACAACCTGCATATGTATGTCCTTATGGACCAGCTGGGTGCGCAGATCCGAAGTATGTAACAAAAAAATAAAAGAGGAATTTTCCTCTTTTAATAATTATTGATATTAATATTTAAAGTACACATATTCAAGTATTAGTATGAGTAATCTCTTAAAGCAAAAAATCAAAGGTAAAGTATGAATACAAATAATTTAAAAAAAATAGTTCTGCCAGCTATTGTATTT
This portion of the Arcobacter nitrofigilis DSM 7299 genome encodes:
- a CDS encoding CmpA/NrtA family ABC transporter substrate-binding protein; protein product: MLKQVLKIGLGISVVASTLMATPEKTKLKIGFIALTDCAPLVIAKEKGFFKAEGLDVHVVKEGGGWPGIQQKVISGEYDFSHALAGMPIAATLGINGNANLVALLSLDLNGNAITYGNNIIKEMEKYGLDKTKRPVSAESLKKYIDAKHKAEGANYKPLTFGMVHPVSTHNYELRYWMAASGIKPDEDCTIKPFPPPTMPSNLIAGNIEGYCVGEPWNSRIVLKGEGSALVTNYDIWNNNPEKVLQARADFVKKNPETTKAVMRAVLKAQMWLDESWEHREEAIKYLAQNNYVKAPVSVLRKSMSGTFLYNKGVDSKNPMFNVFANDYAAYPFYSHGMWFITQMYRWGQLDHAVNMKEVIEKVYRPDLFAVVAKEVGYTLPPSPWKKDGVDEYNKFLDGKVWDPNKAVDYIYDFKVQNSLVSKEELAKANNWTVETKQPAYVCPYGPAGCADPKYVTKK